DNA from Daphnia pulicaria isolate SC F1-1A chromosome 3, SC_F0-13Bv2, whole genome shotgun sequence:
cttagAATCTTCTTTGCAGCCATGTGAACAGGATTTACAGGAATTTCAATCAAACGTTGTATCATTCTCTAAAGTTTTATCTCATGAAGCCACAAAATTTGCGATAGCCCATAGTAGCCCACCTTTTCCTGAGGTGTCAACAACCCAAAGCTTAGCTGGAAGCTTGTGCAATGCAACAAGTCAGCTCGTTGGATGCTACCTCTTATTGCCCAATACTTGTGGTTCAACATTCCTCCagataattgaaaaagaattggagTCTCTGATATTTGGTGTGAAGCAGTTTGtggaaaaaattcataatttGATCTTGAAAAAGTATTTTAAGCACAATAATTTTGTATTTACAGTAATATTTTCTAAGACTTTTATTTATGTTAACTAGTGACAACTTGCAGCCCTGCCTTCTGTCTACTGGAATCATCTGGGAATTTTGCGACAAATTACCAACTTtgccaaaaaacaacaaagaagCAGTATCTTCTGTCTTGAATAGAGAAGAACAACTCATAAATGATGCAATTGAAGAACTTGAAGAAGTAAGTTGATCAGTATTATCCTACTACTCCTGTGTGATTTCCAGCACAGTTTTCTTCAGGCTGCGAATGCATCAATAAATGAAGACGAAATTGACTCCGACGACGAAACTACAATTCGTGGTGTTGCGCTTGAACTTCATCCTTCAGTCAGAGGTCTTGTAAAAACTGCAGCAGCGCTCGTTCGACGAACCACGAAACTGGTCAACGATTTCAATGGGTAAAGCCTAGACTAGAATAACTGTTTCATGCGTTTAATTGaggtttaaaatcaatttttgtttcacagtGTTGATCAAAACAGATTAGACCCTGTTGTTGAACAAGTTTCAACCATGAGTACCGAGGTTGATGATTTAATATGTTCACTCTATCCACCTGTAAACGTTGTGCTAGCTGTCGATCATGGCAACACATTGTCATCAAAAATGGACCAACTTTTAAAAACAGTCCAGGGAATTGCTGGAGAAGGAGATCAGGCCTGGATTGAATTGTTATCAAAAGCCGTCCAACATAATCTTCAAAATTTGCAAACCAAAGCTTCCTCGACGTAACATTTTTTGCGAACGAAATACATTGGAAAGTTACAGTTATTTTCTGATGTCTGGTGCCTACTTACGGCCATAACGGGTGATCGTAAATCGTTCGACGTTcttattcattattattagctgtaactttttttttgtataagaAAGTTGGGAGAAGCCAAGTTTAAATTCAAAGTACTACATTAAACGTGATAAGActcgaatcaaataaaaaattgctgcATTCTATATATTTGAATTAAGTGATGCAAAACAGTGCAAAAACTGAGCCTTTATCGAACATTTTAATTCTGACTGTTACACATTTGTATAGTAAGTAGTTCGGCTATTTTGGGGTCGTTTAAATTGGAATTTTGTAATCGGAATCATAGTAATTGGAAATACGGTTGTTATAGTATTTGTTCCTGAGACTTACACCAATGGACTGCCAGTTATTCCGACAAATCGCAGATCCTGCCAGAAATTTACGAATAAAGAAAACGAACATTAATTAACGAAAAATTAATCTACAAACCATTTTATACCCGAAGAAACAGAATGGGATCAAATTGGCACCCTGGAACATTTACGGGGTCCTCGCAGTACTGCGTTGACGGATCAAATACTTGACCTACTGGGCAACTCTACagaaataaaagtagaaaCGTAAAACGGACTGTTTGAAGTTTGGACATTACACATTAAAACTTACTGCTACAATGTAATTGCCATCTGATGAGCAAACGTAGTATAAAGTACAGCTATCCGGATAAGGGTATTGTCCTGCAGGTCCCGGACACACGAATGGAGCTGGAGTAGTAGGTTTCGGAGTTGTTGTAgtagttgttgtagttgtggttggtgttgttgtgggGGTCGTAGTCGGCGTTGTTGTGGGCGTTGTTGTAGGTGTTGTTCGCGTAGTAGTAGTTGTGCCTATATTTAATCATAGAAATTGTTAATAGATTTACATTAAATTCGATTAGTGACGTGTTATTACTTTTGCATGACGCATTTTCTTCCATGACGCAATTGTTGGTAGCCGGATCAAAGACCGCAGTACCAGGACAGTTCTGTAATGCATTGCATGATAATCAAAACCTTAGATAGAGCTTATTCTAGCTTATTCATATTTCTAACAAATGCTATTAGTTACCTGTAGATAAGCTGTTCCTCCGACACACGAGTAGTAGCTATTGCCACAAGTTCCtttaacgaaaaacaaaataagtagTATTAGCTAATTGGgcccaaacacacacagaaaatgcattttgaattttacgaCTTTCCTACCGGGCACTGGGTAAAAGCCATCTGAAGTTGGGCATTTGAATTCTGACTCTACAATTCACGAAAATAATAGATTATTTAATAGGGACTCTTAATAAAAGGCGAAGTAATTAGCATACGGCAAGAAGCTTGATCTATagcagtgcacaccagagtagcTGGATCGAAAATGCTGCCCTCGGGACAAgtctaataaaatgaaaaaaaatcgtgaaaaAGGTTAATCGATTCATTTACTCTAAGCTTAATACCGATATATAAGGCGATCCTGAGACGCACACATAGTAATCTGGCCCACAGGTACCGGGAATGGCGTAGAATCCCTCGAGTGTCGGGCAAGTAAAAGTAGGACCCGTAGGTGTCGTTGTTGTACGCGATGTGCTTGTAATCGTGGTCGCTGGAGAAGTCGTTGCACCGGCTGCATCATATTTTTGCAAGATTAATCGAtgaatcgaattaacatatggATTTTAGTACTTACTGCGACAGGAGGCTGATTCGTAAGGAACACATTTCGAGAGAAGCGGATCGAAAACAGTGTTAGTTGGACATGTCTGAATGAAacattattttcaatattggCAAATTAGCATTATAAGAAAATATATTTGTCGTGAAACTAATTTGTCACCATTAGATAAGCAACACCTCCGACACATGCGTAGTAATCCGCTGTGCATTGGCCTTCGATAGCATAGAACCCATCTGATGTCGGACAAGTAAAACTTTCCTATTTCAGCAAATACCAATAATTGCAATAAATTAGTAAGATCCAATAATAATTCATGCAATACAAATATTACACAATTTCGacggaaattttttaaatgtacctGTTTCATGCTGGATAACGAAAAGGCACTAATTTCCAACAGGAAACCTGAACGTAATGGGCgcataaaatattaaaaacaatttcattatGCATTTTTCTCTCAATTAACTGGTGATCTACTCACTTTGCAGAAGGAACACAGAGAAAAGCGATTTCAGCATTGTGAAATTCTTCTTGATTCTGATTTTACTATACTTGATTAAGCCAGCGATTTAAATGTAACGTCACAGACCAGACGTTTACCGTTTTATACTGTCGCTTGGCATTCACGATTGACTTATTGTTGGTATCCGTGTGGTATTTCACAGCAGTTATAGATACTATcaattgaaaacaacaaaaaatctaaatgaGAAGTAGGAATAAGGAACTTCTGAGATTGCATTGTCATCTTAACTGATGTGCTCTGTCATTTTAAATCCTTGTTTGCTTGTCTTAAAACTAGAACCGGAAAATCTCCAAGTATACATCTAAACGACAAGCTTGTCAGCAATCTAATCCTGAAGAGCCCTTTACCCGTGTTCATATAAATTGCGGCATCGATGCAAAGTCGAAATTTTCATCCTGCTTTTGACGTCCGCTTTATCGTTAGTAACCTGGTGCTATAGCTACTCCCTACCTGGTGATTCCACATCGTAGACATGACCTTACTCGTTCTTATAATTTCAGATATCTCATTTGAAACTAAATAAAGACTActgatgtttttttaatgaagtaTTTCTAGCATGTTGACATTTTTCCCGTTAATAAGAAAATTGGGTTTTTATTTGCTTATTTGTTTGTCGTGTTTTTATTATCTGgtctaaaaatgtattttggGTCATTTGTACACAAtacattatttaatttaaaaaaatcccccGGTAAGACGACTATCTTTAAAAATGTGAAGTTCCCTTAGATATGTTCATGTCTCCTGTTGATGGACTTATTTATAAAGGATTAACAAaggatttacaaaaaaattccacCGTGACAACCACTGCGCCGCCACTGCGCAAGTGCGCGTGTATACTTTACACTTAGAACCGTTTACAACATTAGGTAATAAAGCCTTCGTACCTTTGATGGGAATACCAAGATCCACACATGAATCGTTATCTTATTTGAACgacgacaaacaaaaaatgttgccCAAATAACGCTGGTCAGcattaatcaaataaattaatattataTTGATTAAAACGAGGACAAAGCTGTCGTAATACAATAAGTAGACTATAttctaaacaaaataaatagtaAAGGTccctaaacaaaaaacattatccaactacagtcccctccataagtatgggatcaccccgcgccgttccataaggcggcgtgtatttttctagttggtttttcgggtggtaaaaagtgaaaaaatgacataaattcacaaaacttggaatttatgtcattttacctcttttgttttgtctgaatttttttcagattttttcgttcatgggataggcctctaaaagtggctccgaaagtatcggatcactccgacgccaaCCATGTTATCTTATGACCCgaacttgtttttcacatagctttttgtatatttaatttttaagaaggaatttttattttcaaaccgtgtATACACTACCCTTTCATAAACTAACTGTGAGTTTTGCATAACGATCCGAAttcttttcgaattttcccagatttattcgtttcccgagtttctgaaatcagagactgcagaagacttcatttacggtttacaacctctatcagctggcgtaggcaggaaaattagtgtcgtttttatacgccccttaagtaaaaaaggtaGCAGAGCGCCATtggtgtatagaaacgacactaattttcctgcctacgccagctgatagaggttgtaaaccgtaaatgaagtcttctgcagtctctgatttcagaaactcgggaaacgaataaatctgggaaaattcgaaaaaaattcggaTCATTATGCAAAACTCACAGTTAGTTTATGAAAGGGTAGTGTATAcatggtttgaaaataaaaatcccttcttaaaaattaaatatataaaaagctatgtgaaaaacaagttcAGGTCATAAGATAACATGGttggcgtcggagtgatccgatactttcggagccacttttagaggcctatcccatgaacgaaaaaatctgaaaaaaattcagacaaaacaaaagaggtaaaatgacataaattccaagttttgtgaatttatgtcattttttcactttttaccacccgaaaaaccaactagaaaaatacacgccgccttatggaacggcgcggggtgatcccatacttatggaggggactgtatgTGTAATGGATTgtatttgaacattttttgtgttttttcccaCTTGAAAAGTAATTAATCAATACGTGAGTAAAATAAGGCACCTTTCGTGAATTTGTGTACAAGCATAAAATATGTTCATCTTCATCCCTCGCATGTAGTGGAGAAATGTGCCATTAACATTCGTCCATCAACTCAAATAATATAACTTTAAACGCAAAGCCAATAATTTACCACAATTACGTGTGATGTGTTGCGTAACAAgtgcaaaatttttcattaGAACAGCCAGGATAGATAATGAGGACACTGGACTCACTCACCTAAATAAATGTTTACAGGTGAGGACGGTTGAGGAGTGAACATACTTTGGCAAATTCCATCCATCTTGAATTTTTGCTGTatcatacccccccccccctgctgTTCAAAACTCCACAGAGTcgtattaattatttattgatgCTATCAGTCGTTGTTTGTTTCCTTTCCACCCACAGAGTTCTAGACTATTTATCGCCGACAAAAAGTAAAGAGGCTATCTTGCATCATGTGTAGGATGCATACGTATAGATCACGCTTGTTGCTTGATAACTGTTTGATAAAATGGCCATTCGATAAAAGGTGGAACGTTTAAATAATGAAGTACCTTGACTACTCTATATTCCACCCTTGGTAACAAGAGTGAAACATCACTTTTTGGAGTCATTTGCATATCTGTTGAGCAACCgcaatagaaaatgaattcaaaagttCTAGCCTCATTGCTGGCTTTCTGCGGTAAATATAAATCCAATAAACATCTCAAATTCCAACTAAAAAGTGACCTCTAAATTTACTTGGATCAGGACTTATGGCAATTGTCGCGGGAGCCTCAAATTTAAAGGTACATAACTTACttcttaattaaaaaaaagcgtAATCTGCACAACAATGAAACAGCAAGTCATGGCATTCATATTAATTTGTCATGTCTACTTTTGTTACAGATAGAAGCAAGAGATACCGATTTAGGTGAATCCGATTATCAATGTCCCGAGGGACTTTTCGTAGCTCCTCACGAAACTCAGTGCGAGTTGTACTACATCTGCTCTTCGGGTGGCACTCCCACTCACTTGTATCACTGTCGAGACGACCTGTTGTTTGATCTCGAATATTACGGATGCAATTTTAAAGAACAGGTGGATTGTGGAGACCGTCTAGCACCCTTTACTTGTCCTTCTCCAAACGGAAATTTCCCTGTCAAAGAAGGAGCCTGTGATTCGCGATATTACATATGCACCGATGGCGTCTCAGACTTACAGGTGCGACATTTATCATTCCTATTTTTGAAGAAATCATTTCTCTATTTAAAATGATAGACTTGTCCAAATGGAGGGATTTTTGACGCCACCGTATCATCATGTGTTGCAACTCCTTGTGCTAGTGAGTAATTGAcaaaatttacacaaatttgtGGTGCTTTAAAGTTGCGTTCGATTCTTTTCATAGCGACAACGACAGTAGCCGTACCAACGGCACCTGGTCCATTTGAATGTCCCGAACCGAATGGATACTTCCCCAGTCCTTATTCTTGCTCTCAGTATTACGTTTGCCTTGAAGACAATTCTTATCTTTATGTAAGCTTATTGTTTTATCTGCatattatttttcgttttcaattaACGCTTTGTTTTTCTCCTGACAGAATTGTCCTGCTGGACTTTATTATAACCCAGCTCTCGAAGCCTGTGATTGGCCAGCCAATGTCAACTGCAATTTGCCtggattttagaaaaatggtgagAGCAATTTATGTGAAAGAGTTGTATAAAATACTATCACCTACTAAACTTCCTCTTGATGTATTTACaacgtttatttttaaaagacacACTTATATCTTACATATTATGCGAATCATTAGTCAATACAAGTTACGTAatgatgtaaaaaaaacattatttacgTTGAAAGCAGCAGTtatgattttaatttaaaaaaataaataaatcggtACAAATTAATAGTAGAATTTCCCCAAAGCCCAAACACTTTCAAGTTACAGAAAAAGCGTCTCGAAAGCTTGAgagaaaaactcaaaaaagtGTCGCCAGTTCGCCATTCGCTAGTGGAGTTTTATCGAGGAGGAAACTCactaaacaaataataaccCACGTAGGTTCTAgtagaaaatttaattaaggAATAATGTCT
Protein-coding regions in this window:
- the LOC124329167 gene encoding cyclin-D1-binding protein 1 homolog: MNTGNLSEVFEDIFSNCDVLISSLQKEKESSLQPCEQDLQEFQSNVVSFSKVLSHEATKFAIAHSSPPFPEVSTTQSLAGSLCNATSQLVGCYLLLPNTCGSTFLQIIEKELESLIFGVKQFVEKIHNLILKNDNLQPCLLSTGIIWEFCDKLPTLPKNNKEAVSSVLNREEQLINDAIEELEEAANASINEDEIDSDDETTIRGVALELHPSVRGLVKTAAALVRRTTKLVNDFNGVDQNRLDPVVEQVSTMSTEVDDLICSLYPPVNVVLAVDHGNTLSSKMDQLLKTVQGIAGEGDQAWIELLSKAVQHNLQNLQTKASST
- the LOC124329159 gene encoding chitin-binding domain protein cbd-1-like isoform X1, whose product is MLKSLFSVFLLQSFLLEISAFSLSSMKQESFTCPTSDGFYAIEGQCTADYYACVGGVAYLMTCPTNTVFDPLLSKCVPYESASCRTGATTSPATTITSTSRTTTTPTGPTFTCPTLEGFYAIPGTCGPDYYVCVSGSPYISTCPEGSIFDPATLVCTAIDQASCQSEFKCPTSDGFYPVPGTCGNSYYSCVGGTAYLQNCPGTAVFDPATNNCVMEENASCKSTTTTTRTTPTTTPTTTPTTTPTTTPTTTTTTTTTTPKPTTPAPFVCPGPAGQYPYPDSCTLYYVCSSDGNYIVASCPVGQVFDPSTQYCEDPVNVPGCQFDPILFLRDLRFVGITGSPLV
- the LOC124329159 gene encoding chitin-binding domain protein cbd-1-like isoform X2, whose product is MLKSLFSVFLLQSFLLEISAFSLSSMKQESFTCPTSDGFYAIEGQCTADYYACVGGVAYLMTCPTNTVFDPLLSKCVPYESASCRTGATTSPATTITSTSRTTTTPTGPTFTCPTLEGFYAIPGTCGPDYYVCVSGSPYISTCPEGSIFDPATLVCTAIDQASCQSEFKCPTSDGFYPVPGTCGNSYYSCVGGTAYLQNCPGTAVFDPATNNCVMEENASCKSTTTTTRTTPTTTPTTTPTTTPTTTPTTTTTTTTTTPKPTTPAPFVCPGPAGQYPYPDSCTLYYVCSSDGNYIVASCPVGQVFDPSTQYCEDPVNVPGCQFDPILFLRV
- the LOC124329194 gene encoding protein obstructor-E-like isoform X2, with the protein product MNSKVLASLLAFCGLMAIVAGASNLKIEARDTDLGESDYQCPEGLFVAPHETQCELYYICSSGGTPTHLYHCRDDLLFDLEYYGCNFKEQVDCGDRLAPFTCPSPNGNFPVKEGACDSRYYICTDGVSDLQTCPNGGIFDATVSSCVATPCATTTTVAVPTAPGPFECPEPNGYFPSPYSCSQYYVCLEDNSYLYNCPAGLYYNPALEACDWPANVNCNLPGF
- the LOC124329194 gene encoding protein obstructor-E-like isoform X1 gives rise to the protein MNSKVLASLLAFCGLMAIVAGASNLKLQIEARDTDLGESDYQCPEGLFVAPHETQCELYYICSSGGTPTHLYHCRDDLLFDLEYYGCNFKEQVDCGDRLAPFTCPSPNGNFPVKEGACDSRYYICTDGVSDLQTCPNGGIFDATVSSCVATPCATTTTVAVPTAPGPFECPEPNGYFPSPYSCSQYYVCLEDNSYLYNCPAGLYYNPALEACDWPANVNCNLPGF